In Oncorhynchus tshawytscha isolate Ot180627B linkage group LG08, Otsh_v2.0, whole genome shotgun sequence, the genomic window TGGCGCATCTAGCCCAAATCCTATCTGTTGTCCTATTGGTTGTTGAGTCAGGAAATGATGGCTTTCTGATTGGCCAAATAAATGTGAGCGTTTCCATAGGCTTAGTGTGAATCGTATTCTCTCAATCTACTGGCGACTTTTTTTTGTGTCCCACCTCTATGCTCTGGTTTTTATTTTTGATTAATTCACACGTTCCACAATGGAAATGCCACATGGAAATGACACTGTTTTCTCTGATAATCTGAGCCTCCCATAGAGGCAGGCTGCATTCTGgtctgccttgaattctaaactcTATTGCTTAGTAAACTCTATTGTGCTAGACTCTAAACTTTAGTCAATTGCTCTGCCAAACATATTCCCCACTCAGAGCCTGTCCTGTCCCCTCAGGTAGGTCAACATATTCCCCACTCAgagcctgtcctgtcctctcaggtAGGTCAACATATTCCCCACTCAGAGCCTGTCCTGTCCCCTCAGGTAGGCCAGCATATTCCCCACTCAGAGCCTGTCCTGTCCCCTCAGGTAGGCCTACGTATTCCTCACTCAGAGCCTGTCCTGTCCCCTCAGGTAGGCCTACATATTCCCCACTCAGAGCCTGTCCTGTCCCCTCAGGTAGGCCAAACATATTCCCCACTCAGAGCCTGTCCTGTCCCCTCAGGTAGGCCAAACATATTCCCCACTCAGAGCCTGTCCTGTCCCCTCAGGTAGGCCTACGTATTCCCCACTCAGAGCCTGTCCTGTCCCCTCAGGTAGTGATGCGTTTCCCGTCGACACCCTTGGAAGCTCCTCAGACCCTCAAGAACTTCTAgtagatgcaccattgagagcaacctccgggctctccagagggtggtccGGTCAACCCAATGCATCATCGGAGgcaagaagatcatcaagaaccTCAGCCACTCGAGCCACGgggcccagtaccctgccctgaacataGTCCCTGTTAGTCATAGTCACATCcaccgggcatgtgctgaccaactgtcagatgtcttcactgacattttcaacctctccttgtctaagtctgtaataccaacatgtttcaagcagaccaccatagtgcctgtgcccaagaacactaaggtaacctgcctaagtgATTAcaaacccgtagcactcacattcgtagccatgaagtactttgaaaggcttGTAATGGCTCatattaacaccattatcccagaaaccctagacccactccaatctgcataccgccccaacagatccacagatgactcaatctcaatcgcactccacactgccctttcccacctggacaaaaggaacacctacgtgagaatgctattcattgactacagctcagcattcaacaccatagtgccctcaaagctcatcactaagctaaggatcctgggactaaacacctccctctgcaaatggatcctggacttcctgatgggccgccaccatgtggtaagggtaggtaacaacacatccgccacgctgatcctcaacacacaggggcccatcaggggtgcgtgctcagccccctcctgtactccctgttcactcatgactgcatggccaggcacgactccaacaccatcgtcaagtttgcagatgacacaacagtggaggcctgatcaccaacaacgacgaaacagcctatagggaggaggtcggagacctggccatgtggtgccaggacaacaacctctccctcaacgtgatcaagacaaaggagatggttgtggactacaggaaaaggaggaccgagaacacccccattctcatggatggggctgtagtggagcaggttgagagcttcaacttccttggtgtccacgtcaccaacaaacctacatggtccaagcacgccaagacagttgtgaagagggcacgacaaagcctatttcccctcaggagactgaaaagatggatccccagatcctcaaaaggttatatagctgcaccatcgagagcatcctgactggttgaacCACTGGctggtttggcaactgcttggcctccgaccataaggcactacagagggtagtgtgcatTACGGTACATTACTGGgaacaagcttcctgccatccaggacctctataccaggcggtgtcagaggcaggcccaaaaaattggcaaagactccagtcaccgaagtcatagactgttgtatctgctaccgcacggcaagctgtacaagtcttggtccaagaggctccttaacagcttcgacaaccaagctataagactgctgaacaattaatcaaatgaacACAGAGACTATTTACatacccccccctttgtttttacactgctgctactcgctgtttatcatctatgcatagtcactgtaCCCGTACCTACatttacaaatgaccttgactaacctgtaccactGCACATTTActaggtaccccctgtatataacctcgttattgttatgtacttCTTATAGTTTTTAGAAAAAgtctgtaatgtaataaaatgtgggaaaagtcaagggttctgaatacttttcaacaTGCACtatatagtggggagaacaagtatttgatacactgccgattttgcaggttttcctacttacaaagcatgtagaggtctgtaattatttatcataggtacacttcaactgtgagagactgaatctaaaacaaaaatccagaaaatcacattgtaagatttaagtaattaattagcattttattaaaTACAAAACACGGAACGGttcagtatttcactgaaagaataaacgtcttgttttcgaaatgatagtttacggattcgaccatattaatgaccaaaaggctcgtatttctgtgtgttattatgttataattaagtctatgatttgatatttgatagagcagtctgactgagcggcgGTAGgaggcagcaggctcgtaagccttcattcaaacagcacttttgtgcgttttgccagcagctcttccctgtgcttcaagcgttgagctgtttatgacttcaagcctatcaactcccgagatttgTCTGGtataaccaatgtgaaatggctagctagttagcggggtgcgcgctaatagcatttcaatcggtgacgtcactcactctgagaccttgaagtagttgttccccttgctctgcaagggccgcggcttttgtagAACGATGGAtaatgatgcttcgagggtggctgttgtgttcctggttcgagctaaagagcctataagaacatccaatagtcaaaagtatatgaaatacaaatggtatagagagaaatagtcctataaatactactataataactacaacctaaaacctcttaccttggaatattgaagtctcatgttaaaaggaaccacaagctttcaaatgttctcaagttctgagcaaggaacttaaacgttagctttcttacatggcacatattgcacttttactttcttctccaacactttgtttttgcattatttaaaccaaatcgTTGTCCCCGCTCTGCCGTGAAACACCTGATTCAGAtcgtactactacagtactacagcagattgtactactacaggactacagCAGATCgttctactacagtactacagcagATCGTTGTCCCCACTCTGCCATGAAACACCTGATTCAGAtcgtactactacagtactacagcagatcgtactactacagtactacagcagATCGTTGTCCCCACTCTGCCGTGAAACACCTGATTCAGATCATCATAGTGCCGAAGACCAGTTGATTACTTTCACTTTTCCCAAAATAATGCTTTCCTGAGGCCCCTGGTAGAGACAGGAGGCTCCTCCTCTGACAGGATGATGTCCTCCTCTGACAGGATGATGTCCTCCTCTGACAGGATGGTGTCCTCCCCTGACAGGATGGTGTCCTCCCCTGACAGGATGATGTCCTCCCCTGACAGGATGATGTCCTCCTCTGACAGGATGATGTCTCTAGTGGATGTCCTCCTCTGACAGGATGATGTTCTCCTCTGACAGGATGATGTCTCTAGTGGATGTCCTCCTCTGACAGGATGATGTCCTCCCCAGACTGGATGATGTCCTCCCCTGATGTCCTCCCTGACTGGATGATGTCCTCCCCTGACTGGATGATGTCCTGCCCTGACTGGATGATGTCCTCCCCTGACAGGATGATGTCTAGTGGATGTCCTCCTCTGACAGGATGATGTTCTCCTCTGACAGGATGATGTTCTCCCCTGACAGGATGATGTTCTCCTCTGACAGGATGATGTTCTCCCCCAACAGGATGATGTCTCTAGTGGATGTCCTCCTCTGACAGGATGATGTTCTCCTCTGACAGGATGATGTTCTCCTCTGACAGGATGATGTTCTCCCTGACAGGATGATGTCCTCCCCTGACAGGATGATGTTCTCCTCTGACAGGATGATGTCCTCCCCTGACAGGATGATGTCCTCCTCTGACAGGATGATGTCTCTAGTGGATGTCCTCCTCTGACAGGATGATGTCTCTAGTGGATGTCCTCCTCTGACAGGATGATGTCTCTAGTGGATGTCCTCCCCTGACTGGATGATGTCCTCCCCTGACTGGATGATGTCCTCCCCTGACTGGATGATGTCCTCCCCTGACTGGATGATGTCCTCCCCTGACTGGATGATGTCCTCTTCTGACAGGATGATGTCCTCTTCTGACAGGATGATGTCCTCTTCTGACAGGATGATGTCCTCTTCTGACAGGATGATGTCCTCTTCTGACAGGATGATGTCCTCTTCTGACAGGATGATGTCCTCCCCTTACAGGATGATGTCTTATTGTTGTACCAACTCCACAGCTTTTGCACACAGCAGAGTTTCATCCATGGAGAGGTTCATCCAAGGAGAGTTTCATCCATGGAGAGTTTCATCCATGGAGAGTTTCATCCATGGAGAGTTTCATCCATGGAGAGAATCATCCATGGAGAGTTTCATCCATGGAGAGAATCATCCATGGAGTGTGGAAGGTGGCTGGGAGCAGAAATGTTATTTTTCTGAACTATTTTAATATGAATAATCTGACAATATGAAATCGACCTTGAATGCTGTTGTGCTGAGTACGGGTGGTGTACAGCGTACATTAAATGTTTGGTTTCCAAATGTGTCGATAGTTGAAGTGTAATAAAGTATTCTggttgtcctgatccacctggtTGGTTGTGTGCCACGCATCATCAACGTAGGgttcttcctctgtgtgtgtgtgttctgtcatcacagagtatttctgtgtgtttgttgatACCTTTCAGGTTTtccttcctcccactctcctttCGTTTATTTATTCTTCCTTTCTATTTCAGAAAGGCTTCTGTTTTCCCAGGACTATAGCAGGAACAAACAGAGGATAAATATACCTGGCTCGGAGGGCACATTTTCCAGACCGGTTGACATAATATCTAATCTAATGACACAATAATTGTGATGATCAAACATGTGACGTGTCTAAATCATGTTTAATGGTTATTTTGAAATGCCACAGCCCATTTGTattgtatttaaaaatatatattctataaAAGAGCTTATTTTTCTACACTAATAACAAACGTGTCAATAATAAGATGTGTAATTTCTGTCCGTCTCCAGACTTGTAGATATGTATCTCTGTGGTTTAACAACGTGTCATGAGTAATGAGTTCGTTGAGTTAACAGAAGGTCCACAAAGCGTATCTGGTGTCCACAGCCTTTTTCGTCTCCTCTCTTTTTTTCATGACCGTCAGCTATAAATGGCTGAGAGGGGTGTTTGAGGACTGATGTAGCTCAGTGTCGttaggacagagacaggagaatGATCAGACCTACAGCAACAACATTCAGCTTAGTGCTACTGCtgtactgctctctgtctcacagtCTCACACAGTTCAACACTGTGACTGGAAGGATACCTGATGACCAACAGGTAGGCTGGAGAAAATCCTTTCAATATAAAAGTCAGAGAAGTAATGTTGATATAATGGAGCTGATTCAATTAACCATCTCAcctgatgagtaaccttgcctgagacctgaacaCTTGTGTTCGCTCTCTGAGTAAATGTGAAGGGTTTAACTCAGAGGAATAACATGTTCTTGTGGCAGGCGGGAGACCAGTGTTTAAACCCAGTTGGTCTCACCTCTGACACGTGAACACAGAGCTCAGTAACACTGTACTGTCATGGCGTCTTAGGCTGATATTACATCTGTGGAATTCAACTGTTGAGTGACAGGTTTTGGTCACTGGAAGGCTTTTGGTTTGCTGAAATAGCGTGTCAAACAGACATTGTTATTTTGACGATGGATAGTACATTTCTGCTTCATTTTATACATCAAAACAGTTTATCGGCGGTGTTGAAAGCTTTGTAGTTTCTCTCATCTTTCTCGTTTCAAGGAGACGACTTCCTGGAGGTTCAGGAACCTATCATCTGTTCCTGAGGGGCTGGACGTGAGGCTGAGGGAGCTGGATCTGTCCAACAACGTTATAAGACATATAAACAGCCAGAGTCTGGCTGTTCCATCCCTACTGAGACTGGACCTCAGCTACAACCAGCTAGAGATCATCTCTGAAGGGGCTTTCAGAGATGTGGCCCAGCTTCAAGAGCTGAACTTGGCCAGGAATGCATTGAGCCACAATGTGGACAGTACCAGCCGAGCTCTTGGGTCTCTCCACAGACTGAGGAGGTTGGATATCTCTCTGAACGGTCTGGATGATGACACGGCGGGACTTTACCTTCGTGACAAATCAATTCTAGAAAGCCTAGATCTCACGGGCAACGGTTTGACGCGACTCACGCCCAAGCTGTTTGCAGAGAGCCTGAGCGTGAGAAGCATTCGCATCGAGAACAATCTGATCACGGCAATAGAGGAGGGAACGTTTGAACCGTTGAAGAAACTCAAGATCTTAAATTTAGCCAGAAATAATCTAGTCTACATCTGTGATTTTAAACTCCATCAGGTGAAACTCTTGAATCTTAGCAGGAATTCCATAGAGTTCTTTGTCACCCGTGAAGACGGTCACCCATACGAGCTGGAGATCTTAGATCTGAGCTTCAACAACCTCCTCTATTTCCCCATGGTCCCCAAAACCAACCGGTTGAGATACCTCCACCTACAGAGCAACATGGTGGGGACCTTAGAGACAGACACCTTAATATCAGAGGCAGACTCTCTGTACAGAGAACTAACAAGTGGAGATGAGGTAAATGATGctgtagacaacaccaacatataCTCTAACTGGAAACTGATGCCGTTAGTTTACATGGACCTCAGTAGTAACCAATTCAGGTCTCTACCTGTGGAGACTCTGAGCCATCTGACGTCTTTGGTGACGCTGAACCTCAGCAAGAACTGTCTACAGGATATCAGCTATAACACAACGAAGGGAGGCAACGGCCATGTTGGTGGCTACCACCAACCTTCCTTGACCTTTCCGTCTCTACGCTACATCGACCTGCAGAACAACGGTCTTCGACAACTCTCCACCTTCTTCCTGGAAGCCCTACCAAACATAGAGACATTAAACCTGAAGGAGAACTCTGTGAGGCCTTGTGATCCAAAGGACCAACTGGGACCATTTGAGACAACGAGAGTTAGTCTTAATAGTATGTCCCCTTGTGTTTCCTTCTGGAATATCAAAACTCTGAGAAGTCTAGATCTCCAAGACAACGGGATCAAAACACTCCATCAGAACACATTTGAAGGAACCCCTTTGGTTTCTCTCAACCTGGCCAGTAATGTAGATATAATCTTTGATATTGGCGCTCTAGAAGGGTTGCAGAGTAGTCTCCAGTCTCTGAGTATCAGTGGGAACAGCATGACAACCTCTGCCTTGTCTCTGCCTTGTCTGAAAGCATTGAGACGACTCAACATGTCCAACAACAACGTAGACGTCCTCCCGGGCATCATCAGCTGTTCTCCTTTGACGGAGCTTGACTTGAGAAATAACAGGCTAATGTCTATGAATGAATCTGTGGTTGATCGTTTGTCTCTATATCTTGATGTGTTGTATGTCAGTGGCAACTCTTTCAACTGCTGTGACACCAAATGGCTAAAATCCCTAAACAAAGAGAAAGTGAATATTCCGGACCTTGACCATGCTGTGTGCCTCAGTGTCAATGGTACTCTGTTGACTGGCCTTCTGCGTAACCATTCACTGCACTGTTCATTGGAACTTAGCCCAAAGATAACAGAACCAAACCTTgggcaaataataataataattttgtttGTGTCGACAGTATTGATAACATTAGTTGTATTTGTGAAGAAGGTTTGTTGCAACACGGGGTCATTAATTGTGTAATGATTGTGCATGTAAAACCAAGAGCTGTGTTCAAAtaccatactaacatactgtatactacatagtGTATACTTATTATTAGTTCATGTTAGTATACTGAATACTACATATTATTAGTTCATATTATTAGTTCATGTTAGTATACTGAATACTACATACTTAGTgtatatactacatattattagtTCATGTTAGTATACTGAATACTACATACTTAGTgtatatactacatattattagtTCATGTTAGTATACTgaatactacatacttaatgtaTATATTACATACTATTTGttaattttagtatactgtaaactacATACttaatgtatatattatatactattagttcattttagcatACTCTTGCTCCTGTGACATATTACTAGTTCGACCTACTGAAGAGGGAGGGGACTACCGGAGAGGGAGGGGACTACCGGAGAGGGAGGGGACTAccgggagagggaggggactacagggagagggagggactaccgggagagggagagggactaccgggagagggaggggactaccgggagagggactacctggagagggaggggactacctgagagggaggggactacgggagagggaggggactacctgagagggaggggactacctgagagggaggggactacgggagagggaggggactacctgagagggaggggactacctgagagggaggggacTACGGGAGAGTGTGCTCTTGGTGTAAATTCAGAGGGGACACTGGACGAGGAGGCTtgctggctaacgttggctagctacttccagaaacAAATGACagcacctcactctgaccattttactcatccTAAAAAAGGTTGGATCCTTATTAAACAGGTGGTTCTGTTTTACATGCACCTCCTCCATTATTCACACACCACAGGACTGGGATTACCTGGTTTGGTTATCTtgttgtaacagtataactttacaccgtcccctcgcccatactcgggcgcgaaccagggaccctctgcacacatcaacaacagtcacccacgaagcatcgttacccatcgctccacaaaagcggcggcccttgcagagcaaggggaactactacttcaaggtctcagagcgagtgacgtcaccgattgaaacgctatttagcgcgcaccaccgctaactaagctagccatttcacatccgttacattgtTCTATCTAGGTGTAGTCActcacctctctttctgtcattgTAAAGTGTGTCTGACTCGGGTTGTGTTCTGTAGAGAACAACATTGTCGAAAGTTCAGATATAAATTATTATAATCATATCATCTCTATTATTAGGCCtaccaactcttttctctgtatatatcaatgatgtcgctcttgctactggtgattctctgatccacctctacgcagacgacaccattctgtatacttctggcccttctttggacactgtgttaactaacctccagacgagcttcagtgccatacaactctccttccgtggcctccaactgctcttaaacgcaagtaaaactaaatgcatgctcttcaaccgatcgctgcccgcacctgcccacccgtccagcatcactactctggacggttctgatctAGGTATTtgaagttgtccacatattctatgtgtctggttagactgtaaactctccttccagactcacattaagcatctccaatccaaaatgaaaccTAGAATCGCCTTCTTATTTCacaaaaaagcatccttcactcgtgctgccaaacataccctcgtaaaactgaccatcctactgatccttgacttcggcaatgtcatttacaaaatagcctccagcactctactcagtaaattggatgcagtctatcacagtgccatccgttttatcaccaaagccccatatactacccaccattgcgacctgtacgctctcgttgactggccctcgtttcatattcgtcgccaaacccactggctagctttaagcaccagctgtcagagcagctcacagatcactgcacctgtacacagcccatctgtaattagcccatccaactacctcatccccatactgtcaTCACGCACTGGTTTTGGAAACACTGTTGGGAAAAAGTGCATCTTTTCTTTATGCGGATTTTATAATATTCCCATGAAAATGTGTCGGCATGGAAACCAAGCTACAGAGATCAGTGGGAAGCCACACAGGACTCAGCGGCAGCTGCATTATGGTGACTGATCAGACTCTCacacagtggtgattttagcttataaatcttggtggggcacaATCCCCTCCAAAAATTTGGGATGCGTGCCAACAaagccactgcacaacactaaacaatacattaattacacTATAACTTtaacaaacggtgcccacaaactgttaggatctacataaagctgtcccaacagcagagctttcttttcagcaccatggagtgaatcctcaccacctctacacctggctatcagtggagccttgttttcagcaccatggagtgaatccttaccactgctacccCATGAGcctcagcggagccttgtc contains:
- the LOC112232724 gene encoding transforming growth factor beta activator LRRC32-like is translated as MIRPTATTFSLVLLLYCSLSHSLTQFNTVTGRIPDDQQETTSWRFRNLSSVPEGLDVRLRELDLSNNVIRHINSQSLAVPSLLRLDLSYNQLEIISEGAFRDVAQLQELNLARNALSHNVDSTSRALGSLHRLRRLDISLNGLDDDTAGLYLRDKSILESLDLTGNGLTRLTPKLFAESLSVRSIRIENNLITAIEEGTFEPLKKLKILNLARNNLVYICDFKLHQVKLLNLSRNSIEFFVTREDGHPYELEILDLSFNNLLYFPMVPKTNRLRYLHLQSNMVGTLETDTLISEADSLYRELTSGDEVNDAVDNTNIYSNWKLMPLVYMDLSSNQFRSLPVETLSHLTSLVTLNLSKNCLQDISYNTTKGGNGHVGGYHQPSLTFPSLRYIDLQNNGLRQLSTFFLEALPNIETLNLKENSVRPCDPKDQLGPFETTRVSLNSMSPCVSFWNIKTLRSLDLQDNGIKTLHQNTFEGTPLVSLNLASNVDIIFDIGALEGLQSSLQSLSISGNSMTTSALSLPCLKALRRLNMSNNNVDVLPGIISCSPLTELDLRNNRLMSMNESVVDRLSLYLDVLYVSGNSFNCCDTKWLKSLNKEKVNIPDLDHAVCLSVNGTLLTGLLRNHSLHCSLELSPKITEPNLGQIIIIILFVSTVLITLVVFVKKVCCNTGSLIV